The following proteins are encoded in a genomic region of Arachis stenosperma cultivar V10309 chromosome 4, arast.V10309.gnm1.PFL2, whole genome shotgun sequence:
- the LOC130974732 gene encoding pectinesterase-like yields the protein MEKKGKIIVSVVVSLSLILVAGVVTGIIVAVNNKKSNGADEVQNTKERFTSLMCRNTQEDQNLCREVLSQVDGSSSSDLKAYINAAVNDIRDGVTTALKMMTTKEKFSKDDNGIKMAIDGCKEVMESALSSLDLFSNVLRSNHDINTLQSQTPDLKNWLSAVISYQQSCVDIFEDQNEGERKIKEQLQSQSLDRVEKVSIITLDIVTGLAKIIEDLGLHVEMKPIASSERVLCEEVDNDGFPDWFSSSYRKLLAKDVKFHVPNVVVAKDGSGNFRTVQDAINSYSKTKNFQERYIIYVKAGIYKENCTIPSHAMNIFMCGDGPTKTIITASMSNVTHNLKTMFTATFVNKAGMFLAKDMRFKNAAGAKGHQAVALRNVGDFSAFYNCHIHGYQDTLYVQANRQFYRNCEIAGTVDFIFGTSPAVIQRSKLIVRMPLPTQFNVLVADGTVERNMTTGIVIQECQIVPDSMFDPVKYQIKTYLGRPWKEGSRAVIMESYLGDWINPEGWAPHDTNEMKGFLDICEYGNTGPAASIHGRIKWKGYRGIITKNEAMQFTVGEFLKGGPNNSADQWLNALGVPFESGFVRP from the exons atggaaaaaaagggaaaaattaTAGTATCAGTAGTTGTTTCACTTTCGCTCATTCTTGTGGCGGGAGTTGTTACTGGGATCATAGTGGCCGTTAATAACAAGAAAAGCAATGGCGCTGATGAAGTGCAAAACACTAAAGAAAGGTTCACGAGTCTCATGTGCCGCAACACACAAGAGGATCAAAACCTCTGTCGCGAGGTTCTAAGCCAAGTTGATGGGTCCTCTTCTTCTGACCTGAAAGCATACATCAATGCCGCCGTGAATGATATCAGAGACGGCGTCACCACCGCCCTAAAGATGATGACGACTAAGGAGAAGTTCTCCAAAGATGACAACGGAATCAAGATGGCCATTGATGGTTGCAAAGAAGTTATGGAGTCCGCATTGAGCAGCCTCGACCTTTTCAGCAATGTGCTTCGCAGCAATCACGACATTAACACCTTGCAATCGCAAACTCCCGACCTCAAGAACTGGCTTAGCGCCGTTATCTCATATCAGCAATCTTGTGTTGACATTTTTGAGGATCAAAATGAAGGAGAGAGAAAAATCAAAGAACAACTACAAAGCCAGAGTTTGGATCGTGTTGAGAAGGTTTCCATCATAACTCTCGATATTGTTACTGGTTTGGCTAAGATCATTGAAGATCTTGGTCTGCATGTGGAAATGAAACCCATTGCTTCTTCTGAACGTGTTCTTTGCGAAGAGGTTGATAACGACGGGTTCCCCGATTGGTTTTCCTCTTCATATCGCAAGCTGTTGGCAAAGGATGTGAAGTTTCATGTTCCAAATGTAGTGGTTGCTAAAGATGGTAGTGGAAACTTTAGGACGGTTCAGGATGCAATTAACTCGTACTCAAAGACAAAAAATTTTCAGGAAAGGTACATTATCTATGTTAAGGCGGGGATTTATAAGGAGAATTGTACAATTCCATCTCATGCAATGAACATTTTCATGTGTGGCGATGGCCCTACTAAGACCATTATCACTGCTAGTATGAGCAATGTCACCCATAACCTCAAGACCATGTTTACTGCCACTTTCg TGAATAAAGCGGGAATGTTTCTTGCGAAGGACATGAGGTTCAAGAATGCAGCTGGTGCAAAAGGGCACCAAGCAGTTGCACTCAGAAATGTAGGAGATTTTTCAGCTTTTTATAACTGCCACATACATGGTTATCAAGACACTTTGTATGTTCAAGCCAATAGACAATTCTACCGCAACTGTGAAATTGCTGGAACAGTTGACTTTATCTTCGGTACATCCCCCGCCGTGATCCAGAGAAGCAAGCTCATCGTGAGGATGCCCTTGCCAACTCAGTTCAATGTGTTGGTCGCAGATGGCACCGTCGAAAGGAACATGACTACTGGCATTGTGATTCAGGAATGCCAAATTGTTCCAGATTCAATGTTTGACCCTGTCAAATACCAAATCAAGACTTATTTAGGTAGGCCATGGAAAGAAGGATCGAGAGCAGTAATTATGGAATCATATCTGGGTGATTGGATTAATCCGGAAGGGTGGGCCCCTCATGATACCAATGAGATGAAAGGCTTCTTAGATATTTGTGAGTATGGAAATACCGGACCAGCTGCTTCaattcatggaagaatcaagtgGAAGGGATATCGTGGTATAATAACCAAGAATGAAGCCATGCAATTCACTGTTGGTGAATTCCTCAAGGGTGGACCTAACAATAGTGCTGACCAATGGTTGAACGCTCTTGGTGTTCCTTTTGAAAGTGGTTTTGTAAGACCATAA
- the LOC130974731 gene encoding uncharacterized protein LOC130974731, which yields MEHEACQSEATQGSKQATRSRNLARRRRTTCYCGERPVLATSSTAENPGRRFWGCVNFGVGEECGYFVWAEPEEDMSQVSRLRMKVRNLKGKLDMMEFRFMVAVGVALVGWTLALILVFEKTTAAKFGRLSLE from the exons ATGGAGCATGAAGCATGCCAATCTGAAGCGACCCAAGGCAGCAAACAAGCCACACGAAGTAGAAACCTAGCACGTCGAAGGAGGACAACATGTTACTGTGGGGAACGGCCTGTCCTCGCAACTTCGTCGACGGCAGAAAATCCTGGGCGGAGGTTCTGGGGTTGCGTTAACTTCGGG GTTGGTGAAGAATGTGGCTACTTCGTATGGGCTGAACCAGAGGAAGATATGTCACAAGTTTCTAGGTTAAGAATGAAGGTCAGAAATTTGAAGGGCAAACTGGATATGATGGAGTTTAGGTTCATGGTTGCAGTGGGAGTTGCTTTGGTTGGTTGGACACTGGCACTAATACTGGTGTTTGAGAAAACAACAGCAGCCAAATTTGGGAGACTCTCACTAGAATGA